A window of the Henckelia pumila isolate YLH828 chromosome 3, ASM3356847v2, whole genome shotgun sequence genome harbors these coding sequences:
- the LOC140886898 gene encoding vesicle-associated membrane protein 721-like, whose amino-acid sequence MGQQSLIYSFVARGTVILAEYTEFTGNFTGIAAQCLQKLPATNNKFTYNCDGHTFNYLVEDGFTYCVVAVEAVGRQIPIAFLERVKEDFTKKYAGGKAATAVANSLNKEFGPKMKEQMQYCVDHPEEISKLAKVKAQVSEVKGVMMENIEKVLDRGEKIELLVDKTENLRSQAQDFRTQGTKMRRKMWLQNMKIKLIVLAIIIALILIIVLSVCGGFKCH is encoded by the exons ATGGGGCAGCAATCGTTGATCTACAGTTTCGTGGCTCGTGGGACGGTGATCCTGGCGGAGTACACTGAGTTCACGGGGAATTTCACCGGAATCGCGGCGCAGTGTTTGCAGAAACTCCCAGCCACCAACAATAAGTTTACCTACAACTGCGATGGCCACACCTTCAATTACCTCGTCGAGGATGGATTCA CTTATTGTGTCGTGGCTGTGGAAGCTGTCGGAAGACAGATTCCGATTGCATTTCTTGAGCGAGTGAAGGAGGACTTTACCAAGAAATATGCTGGTGGGAAGGCTGCAACAGCTGTTGCCAACAGTCTGAATAAAGAGTTTGG ACCCAAAATGAAGGAGCAAATGCAGTACTGTGTGGATCATCCAGAGGAGATTAGCAAGCTTGCAAAGGTGAAAGCTCAGGTTTCAGAAGTTAAAGGGGTGATGATGGAAAACATTGAAAAG GTTCTTGATCGTGGAGAGAAAATTGAGCTTCTGGTTGATAAAACTGAAAATCTACGCTCTCAG GCACAAGATTTCAGGACACAAGGAACCAAGATGAGGAGAAAGATGTGGTTGCAGAACATGAAGATAAAGCTAATTGTTCTTGCCATTATCATTGCCCTGATCCTTATCATTGTTTTGTCGGTCTGTGGTGGATTCAAATGTCATTAG
- the LOC140892312 gene encoding uncharacterized protein has translation MDRYHKVEKPKSESPVNENEIRITSQGLVRNYISYATSLLQERRVREIVLKAMGQAISKTVVIAEIIKRRIPRLHQDTAISSVSVTDTFEPIEEGLETVEQTRHVSMISITLSSMELNKNSPGYQAPLHVNQTKPHYIYQPQQPPPRQAHAVYNTDNRDNYGRGRGRSRGRGRVWNRGGYGNYQDNGGYPDWGRGGGRGGWSYNGGGYLRGRGGGGSRGGRGNGNGNGNGSGYGNGNGNGNGNGYGYGYGRGRGNGRMGNRPRGDGYQV, from the exons ATGGATAGATACCACAAAGTGGAGAAGCCGAAGTCTGAATCTCCTGTCAACGAGAATGAGATTCGAATCACTTCTCAGGGTTTGGTTCGTAACTACATCAGCTATGCAACCTCCCTACTCCAG GAGAGACGAGTGAGGGAGATTGTCTTGAAAGCAATGGGTCAAGCTATAAGCAAGACAGTGGTTATTGCAGAGATCATCAAG AGAAGGATTCCTAGACTGCATCAGGACACGGCCATCAGTTCAGTGAGCGTAACTGATACTTTTGAACCCATTGAAGAGGGCCTTGAGAC TGTTGAGCAGACACGTCATGTCTCAATGATTTCAATCACCCTTTCTTCGATGGAGCTTAATAAGAATTCTCCCGG GTATCAAGCTCCGTTGCATGTGAATCAAACTAAACCGCATTACATCTATCAGCCACAACAACCACCTCCAAGACAAGCACATGCGGTGTACAACACCGATAACAGAG ATAATTATGGACGAGGAAGAGGACGTAGCAGAGGGAGGGGGCGAGTTTGGAATAGAGGTGGATATGGAAACTACCAAG ATAATGGTGGATATCCTGACTGGGGCCGTGGTGGTGGACGTGGTGGTTGGAGTTATAATG GTGGGGGATACTTAAGAGGGAGAGGTGGAGGTGGAAGTAGAGGTGGCAGAGGCAATGGCAATGGCAATGGCAATGGCAGTGGCTATGGCAATGGCAATGGCAATGGCAATGGCAATGGCTATGGCTATGGCTATGGCCGTGGCCGTGGAAATGGAAGGATGGGTAACCGTCCAAGAGGCGATGGTTACCAAGTATAG
- the LOC140892259 gene encoding uncharacterized protein yields MENIDIFLYFGGHIIVDSGSIVYSIPYTRPMRVLRTITLSELVEAVHQILRIDPTTFTLKLSTKYSFMENSSWHEIQVNLVDDNALEFMMQSPNIRILHLYVEANQIDHHVGHVDQESDILHVTEGMDNMYLYPESGSWDQYIAGTSEPDPASWPESTRIWEQNYGEANWNSEIQNFVPRVDDPRSENEDVQISDTEPEMSYGESEEEDDDDVEDVNDDVHVNIHANTDEGTSSRPPPRQKLQRQDVPFFSTTSDMPSFFNTYFGEEIPDSIGVPHDMRTRYYNEERGELCVNMVFKDKKDLIASVKDYSVRVSRREYLVVESTRILWKIQCKNDSSTVRCRWGLRASFKEKTGYWKITRYGGPHTCISTNVGIDHHNLNSDMVAHTLLGIVRCDPSYEIKYIIESVKDKYGYQISYTKAWRSLKRAVEIVYGTWESSVQLLPKYMRALCKYNIGTIVDWKHLRNNEEIKTLNYCFWAFKPCTNGFQHCRKIISVDGTHLYTKYKHKMLIAVTLDANNQVLPLAFAIVDEETSDSWKWFLENVGRHVVCGENGVCLISDRHKGIVRAVEDLPYFKPPQGVHRFCLRHVCSNFNSRFKDVHLKDLCWEAGSQHQICKFDATMEAIKNKNILAHRYLDGISKEKWSMAHDGGWRRGVMTTNMSECLNSVLKGARRLPISAIVHLTLLRCVQYFIERVTKGQRMVQENQLWSDYARRKYEEWAKKSSEHRVVKYDVRSQTAQVATGGRPSRGQHMQVVRISTTDCSCGKWTIFGIPCSHAICTAKWHSLDPTTLVQSWYNISEYLATYEGRFEPLADERYWDRPTFELQHNPVRRERRRAGRDTTTRLRNEMDMPIARERQQRRTNRSIR; encoded by the exons ATGGAAAacattgatatatttttatattttggtgGTCATATTATTGTGGATAGTGGATCGATTGTGTATAGTATTCCTTATACTAGACCGATGCGAGTTCTACGTACCATTACTTTGTCCGAGTTGGTTGAAGCTGTGCATCAAATATTGAGGATTGATCCAACTACTTTTACCCTCAAATTGTCAACGAAATATTCTTTTATGGAAAATTCATCTTGGCATGAAATTCAAGTCAATCTTGTCGATGACAACGCTTTAGAGTTTATGATGCAATCTCCCAATATACGTATATTGCATTTGTACGTGGAAGCAAACCAAATTGACCATCACGTTGGTCATGTCGACCAAGAATCGGATATTTTACACGTCACCGAAGGAATGGACAACATGTATCTTTATCCTGAAAGTGGATCGTGGGATCAATATATCGCCGGCACATCAGAACCTGATCCTGCAAGTTGGCCGGAAAGTACACGTATTTGGGAACAAAATTATGGTGAAGCAAATTGGAATTCAGAAATTCAAAACTTTGTGCCACGTGTTGATGATCCTAGGAGTGAAAACGAAGATGTCCAGATAAGCGATACAGAGCCAGAGATGTCATACGGGGAgtctgaggaagaagatgatgacgatgttgaagATGTGAATGATGATGTACATGTGAATATCCATGCAAATACTGATGAGGGAACATCATCTCGTCCACCACCTCGTCAGAAATTACAGAGGCAAGATGTTCCTTTCTTTTCTACCACTTCTGATATGCCATCTTTTTTTAATACATATTTTGGAGAAgagattcctgattctattggcGTACCTCATGACATGCGGACAAGATACTATAATGAGGAGAGAGGAGAACTATGTGTAAACATGGTTTTCAAGGATAAAAAAGATCTGATTGCATCTGTGAAGGATTATTCGGTCAGAGTTTCTAGGCGTGAATATCTTGTTGTTGAGAGCACACGCATTTTGTGGAAAATTCAATGCAAAAATGATTCTTCCACCGTCAGATGTCGTTGGGGTCTTCGCGCATCTTTCAAGGAGAAAACAGGTTATTGGAAAATAACCAGATATGGTGGGCCTCATACATGTATATCAACCAACGTCGGCATAGATCATCACAACTTGAATAGTGATATGGTTGCACATACACTATTGGGAATTGTACGATGTGATCCTTCGTACgagattaaatatataatagagAGTGTGAAAGATAAATATGGATATCAAATCTCGTATACGAAGGCGTGGCGGAGTCTGAAACGTGCAGTGGAAATTGTTTATGGAACTTGGGAGAGCTCTGTTCAATTACTGCCAAAATATATGCGTGCTCTTTGCAAATACAATATTGGAACAATTGTCGACTGGAAGCATCTCAGAAACAATGAAGAAATAAAAACATTGAACTATTGTTTTTGGGCATTCAAGCCGTGTACTAATGGATTTCAACACTGTCGAAAAATCATTAGTGTCGATGGTACACATTTGTACACAAAGTACAAACACAAAATGTTGATCGCTGTCACTCTCGATGCTAACAATCAAGTTCTACCATTGGCTTTTGCAATTGTCGATGAAGAAACGTCTGATTCCTGGAAGTGGTTTTTGGAAAATGTTGGACGACATGTTGTATGTGGCGAAAATGGTGTGTGTCTAATATCTGATAGGCACAAGGGAATCGTGCGAGCCGTTGAAGATCTACCCTATTTCAAACCTCCACAAGGTGTGCATCGTTTTTGTTTGCGGCACGTGTGCTCAAATTTTAATTCCAGGTTCAAAGATGTGCATTTGAAAGATTTGTGCTGGGAAGCAGGTAGTCAACATCAAATTTGTAAATTTGATGCAACAATGGAGGCAATTaagaacaaaaatattttggcaCACAGATATTTGGATGGAATATCAAAGGAAAAATGGAGTATGGCCCATGACGGAGGTTGGCGTCGTGGAGTGATGACGACCAACATGTCCGAGTGCTTAAACAGTGTGTTAAAGGGAGCTCGTAGACTGCCTATATCTGCAATAGTACACTTGACCCTTCTGAGATGTGTCCAATACTTCATTGAACGTGTGACAAAAGGTCAACGTATGGTTCAAGAAAATCAATTGTGGTCGGATTATGCACGGCGAAAGTATGAGGAATGGGCAAAGAAATCTAGTGAACATCGTGTTGTTAAATATGATGTACGATCACAAACTGCTCAGGTTGCAACCGGAGGAAGGCCAAGTCGCGGCCAACACATGCAAGTGGTGAGAATATCAACAACAGATTGTTCATGTGGTAAATGGACAATTTTCGGCATCCCGTGTTCTCATGCTATTTGCACCGCTAAATGGCACTCGTTAGATCCCACGACACTTGTGCAGTCATGGTACAATATATCGGAGTACCTCGCAACGTATGAAGGAAGATTTGAACCTCTTGCAGATGAAAGATATTGGGATCGTCCTACCTTTGAGTTGCAACACAACCCAGTTAGACGTGAAAGAAGAAGAGCAGGTAGGGATACAACGACTCGACTAAGAAACGAGATGGACATGCCGATAGCGAGAGAGAGACAACAACGAAGAACTAACAG gagTATCAGATGA
- the LOC140888768 gene encoding serine/threonine-protein phosphatase 7 long form homolog — MGFYGVLLCGSRQYDNHLITALVERWRRETHTFHFRCGEATITLQDISIIWGLPIDGEPVIGIDVSRKVEEWQHICLDLLGFTPLTSHFKGGHLSMTALYEHCMAAHIDDNSPEIDVVKYTRCVALMIIGGIMVPDYQGGSVKLIFLQLLRDIERIRSYSWGSAVLAFLYRELCNATRIRKAIISGPLFILQVWAWSRITFVNPDINGLSLTVPQNEFEEDIPYAPYGARWSNVFSYTHSPTHAVRIIRDCFDRMTNAEFNWIVYNKKDVDVKAIISTYDNRIWRCVCPLICFDIVEMHRPNRVLRQFKMRQSIPRPALDNDNLHNVNRTGHRNTDWREYHKDAIILWNGKLSNVARGERYRRSSEVDDDYFPWYDRITVRFISPAVTGLGFRPYQPNLDIGRHSNIPQNFSVSSSDSQQSSSGFVPPRPSGEFYNASPSGGFYNAGPSGGFDNAGPSSGLYNTGPFGGFYGAGPSGSYVDAGYHTPFCENIQSFTDLLNTGQRNILAPERNVPSPVIFPSYSDEQQERSEEIVDAPVVRRGQRRRRPPACGTGGHLYNCNCHEQ; from the exons atggggttttatggtgttttgttgtgtGGATCTCGGCAATATGATAATCATTTAATTACTGCTTTGGTTGAACGATGGCGACGTGAAACACATACCTTTCATTTTAGATGTGGTGAAGCAACCATCACTTTACAGGATATTTCCATTATTTGGGGTCTACCTATTGATGGTGAGCCTGTAATTGGTATAGATGTTTCACGCAAAGTTGAAGAGTGGCAGcatatatgtttggatttattggGATTTACGCCACTGACGTCGCATTTCAAAGGTGGTCACTTATCGATGACCGCTTTATATGAGCATTGCATGGCTGCACATATCGATGATAATAGTCCAGAAATAGATGTCGTAAAATATACCCGTTGTGTAGCATTAATGATTATTGGAGGAATCATGGTTCCAGATTATCAAGGAGGATCtgttaaattgatttttttgcaACTACTTCGGGATATTGAACGCATCAGATCTTATAGTTGGGGAAGTGCAGTTCTAGCATTCCTATATCGTGAGTTATGCAATGCAACACGGATAAGAAAAGCTATAATATCCGGGCCTCTATTTATCCTACAG GTATGGGCATGGAGCAGGATTACATTTGTTAATCCTGATATAAATGGATTATCTCTGACTGTGCCTCAAAATGAATTCGAGGAAGATATTCCATATGCTCCTTATGGTGCACG GTGGTCAAATGTGTTTAGTTACACTCATTCACCAACGCACGCTGTTAGAATTATAAGGGATTGCTTCGATCGTATGACTAATGCCGAG TTTAATTGGATAGTTTACAACAAGAAAGATGTTGATGTTAAAGCGATCATTAGTACATACGATAATAGAATCTGGAGATGTGTTTGTCCTCTGATTTGTTTTGATATTGTGGAGATGCATCGTCCTAATCGGGTCTTGAGGCAGTTCAAAATGCGACAATCTATTCCTAGGCCTGCACTTGACAACGATAACCTACACAATGTTAATAGAACAGGTCATCGCAACACTGATTGGAGAGAGTATCATAAAGATGCAATTATTCTTTGGAATGGAAAATTGAGTAATGTTGCCCGAGGAGAACGTTACAGAAGATCTAGCGAAGTCGATGATGATTACTTTCCATGGTATGATCGCATTACTGTACGATTTATATCGCCTGCAGTAACTGGGCTTGGTTTTAGGCCATATCAACCGAATTTAGATATTGGCAGACACAGTAATATTCCACAAAATTTTAGTGTGTCATCCTCTGATTCGCAGCAGTCATCATCAGGGTTTGTTCCTCCTCGTCCATCTGGTGAGTTCTACAACGCGAGTCCATCTGGTGGGTTCTACAACGCGGGTCCATCTGGTGGGTTCGACAACGCAGGGCCATCTAGTGGGTTGTACAATACCGGACCATTCGGTGGATTTTACGGTGCAGGACCATCTGGTTCATATGTTGATGCCGGTTATCATACTCCATTTTGTGAAAATATCCAAAGTTTTACAGATCTGCTTAATACTGGTCAACGCAATATTCTGGCTCCTGAAAGAAACGTTCCATCACCTGTAATATTCCCTAGTTATTCAGATGAGCAACAAGAGAGGAGTGAAGAAATTGTTGATGCTCCTGTTGTGCGTAGAGGACAACGTAGACGTAGACCACCTGCTTGTGGTACCGGTGGTCATTTGTATAACTGCAATTGTCATgaacaataa